From Pseudobythopirellula maris:
GCCGACCCGCCCCCAGCCAAGGGCTGGGACGTGAGGATCGGTGCGGTGCTGGCGGTCTACTGGATCGCCATGCTCGTCGGCACCCACTTGCCGGCCCAGGCGCCGAAGACCAACCAGTTGGTGAGCGACAAGCCGATCCACTTCGTGGCGTTCTTCGGGCTCACCCTGCTGCTCGTGGCCTGGCGGCGGGCGCGACGGGGAACGCTCGGCGTGGGGACAATCGCCGCCGCGGTTGTCGTGGTGCTCGTGTACGGCGCCTTCGACGAGCTCACGCAGCCGCTCTTCGGCCGGGTGTGCGACCTCGCCGACTGGCTCAGCGACACTGGCGGCGCCGGGGCGGCGGCGCTGCTGGCGTGGGCGCTCACGCGCCGCGATCGTCGCAAGTCCCCTCCC
This genomic window contains:
- a CDS encoding VanZ family protein; amino-acid sequence: MKTWLPAVLAGMPRGRGVTTMGRFAATRRLGAGRGVMTIHRREPAVNAPTASTLPADPPPAKGWDVRIGAVLAVYWIAMLVGTHLPAQAPKTNQLVSDKPIHFVAFFGLTLLLVAWRRARRGTLGVGTIAAAVVVVLVYGAFDELTQPLFGRVCDLADWLSDTGGAGAAALLAWALTRRDRRKSPPPLGEG